From the Labeo rohita strain BAU-BD-2019 chromosome 21, IGBB_LRoh.1.0, whole genome shotgun sequence genome, the window TTTGAACACGACCGGACGcgttttttcagacttttggcCATATTTTGTGCTGGCCAGTTTCTATTCTGGGCATATCTGGCTCAGTTTGCTTTCACAAGTCTTCGAGACACAAGAAAAAATAGTGGTGATCTTAAAAACGTCAGAACTGAGTTAGGAGGGCTTTTCAGTTTTGATATGAATCTTGGTTCAAATGCCTGGAGGTATGGATTCACTCTTGGGTGTCTAGTTATTGGTAAGCCTTAGGTCTGATTTCtaattagattacatttttttaatgtattccaGCTCTCTAAAGCTCTCTTGTTCTGTTGTTGTAGGCGGAGGAATTGTTGGTGTGGCAATATTATTCAGCCGTCGTTCTGTGAGTCGTGTAATTCTGCATAAGGGAGGTGGAAAAGTCACTGTATCTACACAGTCACCGCTGGGACCTCTCAGAGCTCACCATCTGACTGTGCCTTTGTCTCAAGTGACGTGTCATGCGCACAGACAGGAATCGCCTTCATTTGTTCCTCTTAAAATCAAAGGGTACAAGTTCTACTTCCTTTTGGACAAAGAAGGGACTCTGAACAATCCTAAATTATTTGACATTACTGTTGGGGCCTACAGGCCCTTATAATATGTCATTCACACCCCTGTTTGTCTGTGCTACACTATGAATGAATCATAATCTgccattcattttgttttatgttttgccTACGGGGAAAAACAAGTGCTGAATTTACAAGAGGAGTAAACTGTATAACTTTTCTGttcataataaaactttttaccTGGGATTTGTGCTGACAAGCTTATTCTGCCATCTGAGTTATGACACATAGTCTTAGTCATATGGGTATGACTAAGATCAAATTATagttgtcttttctttttctttttttttttttttttaccagcatAGATATCTGACTCAGTTAAGTAAGGAATAATTGGCAGCGggccattgaattattagaagATAATACACACCTGAGGTGGTAATGTGGCCATGGCACGGAGCGGATTAACTATCATGTATcactctgtctatctgtctatctatctatatctatctatcactctCTATCtgtatctatcatctgtctatctgtccgtctatctatttattgtctgtctatctaccatctgtctctatctgtctatctatctat encodes:
- the tmem223 gene encoding transmembrane protein 223, giving the protein MGIQCLLFGVRSCRTFISAYRLTGIQSSRAFVSTATQFVKVNDITNILNPLRCHVRVNSVRNAYNFTSTAVAKDVILFEHDRTRFFRLLAIFCAGQFLFWAYLAQFAFTSLRDTRKNSGDLKNVRTELGGLFSFDMNLGSNAWRYGFTLGCLVIGGGIVGVAILFSRRSVSRVILHKGGGKVTVSTQSPLGPLRAHHLTVPLSQVTCHAHRQESPSFVPLKIKGYKFYFLLDKEGTLNNPKLFDITVGAYRPL